The proteins below are encoded in one region of Lonchura striata isolate bLonStr1 chromosome 1, bLonStr1.mat, whole genome shotgun sequence:
- the DUSP22 gene encoding dual specificity protein phosphatase 22 isoform X2, with protein sequence MTITDFGWEDALSVVRAARSCANPNMGFQRQLQEFEKHDVDQFRQWLKEEYGENSSQDLQEAKNLLSKYKEQAELHQTTGGRQWNNNFSSVPSLSYSNYTTET encoded by the exons ATGACCATCACAGACTTTGGCTGGGAAGATGCACTGTCAGTTGTCCGTGCAGCAAGGTCCTGTGCCAATCCAAACATGGGCTTCCAGAGACAGCTGCAGGAATTCGAAAAACATGATGTTGATCAG TTCAGGCAGTGGCTGAAAGAAGAATATGGGGAAAACTCTTCTCAGGATCTGCAAGAAGCCAAAAATCTTCTGAGCAAATACAAAGAGCAGGCAGAGTTGCATCAGACTACTGGAGGAAGGCAGTGGAATAACAACTTCTCATCTGTGCCATCACTCTCATACAGCAACTACACAACAGAGACCTAG